The window CCGCCCAGCCGCCCGCCTCGCGCAGCGAGAGCAGCGACAGGAGCCGGGCCGAGCCGAGGGGCCGCGCCGCGTACTGCGCCGCCTGCGCCGCCCGCACCGCCTCGCGCGGGCGCCCCGCGTCCCGGGCGAGGAACGACGTGTTGCAGAAGGCGTGCGCCTCCAGAGCCGGGTCCCCGGCCACCCGGGCCGTCGCCAGCGCCTCCGCGTAGTGCGAGCGCGCGTCGTCGAAACGCCCCGAGTCGTGTGCCAGCCAGCCCACGGAGATGGCCAGTTCACCGGCCCCCGTGTGCAGCCGCTCGGCGGTCGCCTGCCGCGCCGCACCGGCGTCCAGCAGGGCGTACGCGGACCGCAGCGGAGCCGCCGCCCTCCGGTACAGCCCGTCGGCGCCGTGCCGGTCGTCCAGCAGCCGGATCTTGCGTACGGCCTCTTCCAGCGCTCCCGCCTCGGCCTCGCCGGCCCGGCGCACGGGATGCTCCGCGGCCGCGGCCGCGGAGCCGAACGCGAGCCCCCATGGGCTCAGGGAGGCGGCCGCCACCGTGGCGGTGCCGCCGCTCATGAATGCGCGACGTTGCACGTCGCTCTCCTCGTGGTCCTGGTCGTCGTTCTCGTGCGGGTCGTACGGGTGATACGGATCGTGCGAATCATGCGTGCCGTGTGTCGCTACATACGGCTCGTACGCCCCGTCCGTCTCATGCGGGGCGTACAACGGGCTCGTGGTGTGTGGAGCGGGCGCCACCTCGGCGGTGCGCGCCCCCCGGCCACGCACCGCCGATCGGGGCACGAAGCCCAGGTCGGTCAGCGTCCGGCCGGGGAACATGTGCAGGAACACCCGCTCGTACGCGTAGTTGGGGCAGCGGATCTCCCCCGCCTCGACGCGCCCGATGTAGCGGGCGTCACAGCTGACCTGCTCCTCGATCTCCCGGGCGGCCCGCCGCACCGCCGCGGCGAACTCGCCCGGCGAGCGCTGCCCGCGCAGGCGCCGGAAGGCGAGATTCGGCCGCGGCGGCCGAGGCGACTGTGACGACGAGGTCATCGGTGACGACGCCATGGCCGGGCCCTCTCTCACGAACCGTCGAACCATGCCGGAACCAGGGCGAGTTGATCATGAATTCGATCGAGCCGTACCCGTGTTTCCAGCGGGCACGAACGTACCCGCTGTGACGAGACCACCACGCGGGGTTTGGCTACAAACCGGATATCTCATCCCTGATCTGCCATGAACTGCCATCCTTTGCGGCCGAGTTTCGCCGTAGCCGTTGACGTGGTGGGGCGTTGAACCATGCGGTGCGCTCGATCGAGGAGGGGTTCCGTGGTGGAGGCCAGGATGGAGACCAGGCAGGGCGTCGATTCGCGTCCCCCGCTCGTGCCGTGCGGCGGTGAGCGTGGCGAGGGCCCCGGGGTTCCCTGTGATCTCGTCACCGTGCCCGCCCGGCAGGGGCTGGAGGCCGTCGACATCCTGCGCAGGGGCGCCGCCGCCGAGGCGGTCGGCCCCGTGCTGCACGACGACACCGGCGGCACACTCGGATTCCTGGTGCCGCCGGGGACGGCTTCCGCCTGGGACGTCCCGGGCAGTACGTGCACGCGGACGGACGGACGGGGGGTCCGGCTGGCGCCGGAGCCGCCGGTCGAGGGATCGGACTGGCTGCTGCCGCCCGGCGAGGCCGACCTGGCCACGGATCCGGCCGTGCTGCGGGCTGCGCTGGGGGAGGCGGCCCGGTTGATCGAGGCCGCGGACAACTGCCGTTGAGGACGGGTGCGCGGTGAGTCGCGTGCTGTGTGCGAGCCGGTGGAGGCCGGTCGCGCCCGGCGGCGGAGCCGCACCAAGTCACAGCTCCACGCTCCTGGAAGGGCGCTGCCGCTGAGCCGGGCCGTTCCGGCGGGTCGATAATGGGCGGATGGCGAGGGCGAAGAACAAACGTGCGGACGACAGGCGGGCGGGTGGCAGACGTGTCGACTCCCCGGCCGTCGTCGAGAGCGTCGACGGAGGTCTCGCCGAGCTCATGCCCGACCGGGAGCGTGCGCGGGCCTGGACGCTGCTCATCGACGGAGCCCCGCAGTCGCACGTCGACCTCGACGATCCCTCGTACCTGAGCTTCGAGTACCAGCGCCGTCTCGGTCACGTCATCGATCTCGTCGCCCCGCCCGGCAAGCCCGTGCAGGCCGTCCACCTCGGCGGCGGCGCCTTCACGCTCGCCCGGTACGTGGCCGCGACCCGGCCCCGCTCCACCCAGCAGGTCGTCGAACGGGACGCGGCGCTCGTCCGACTGGTCCGGCGCGAACTGCCGTTGGACCCGAACGCCCGGATCAGGGTGCGGTCCGTCGACGCGCGCGAAGGGCTCGCCAAGATGCCGGACGACTGGGCCGACCTGGTCATCGCGGACGTGTTCAGCGGGGCGCGCACACCCGCCCATCTGACGTCCGGCGAGTTCCTCACCGACGTACGCAGGGTCGTGAAGGCCGGTGGCCTGTACGCCGCCAACCTCGCCGACGGCCCGCCCCTGGCGCATCTGCGCGGCCAGATCGCCACCGCCGCCGGCGTCTTCCCCGAACTCGCCCTCGTCGCCGACCCCACGGTCCTGCGCGGCAAGCGTTTCGGCAACGCCGTCCTGGTCGGTTCGGACCGGCCGCTGCCCGTCGCGGAACTGACCCGGCGCGCGGCCTCCGACC of the Streptomyces aurantiacus genome contains:
- a CDS encoding spermidine synthase, with amino-acid sequence MPDRERARAWTLLIDGAPQSHVDLDDPSYLSFEYQRRLGHVIDLVAPPGKPVQAVHLGGGAFTLARYVAATRPRSTQQVVERDAALVRLVRRELPLDPNARIRVRSVDAREGLAKMPDDWADLVIADVFSGARTPAHLTSGEFLTDVRRVVKAGGLYAANLADGPPLAHLRGQIATAAGVFPELALVADPTVLRGKRFGNAVLVGSDRPLPVAELTRRAASDPHPARVEHGRALRDFTGGATPVTDAAAVASPAPPPSVFR